One window of the Armatimonadota bacterium genome contains the following:
- the csaB gene encoding polysaccharide pyruvyl transferase CsaB: MAASKRITISGYYGFSNAGDEAVLASIVGGLRRHMGDGVEITVLSATPAETADAYGVTAVPRMDMGRVREAIHGCDLLISGGGSLIQDATSFKSLVYYLLVITTARRAGRQVMILGQGIGPLRRLSSREFTRMALDGVPLITVRDLESADLLAEIGVRRSRIEVTADPTLVLEPCDPEQARKLLSESGVGPSDAVVAVALREWPESPGLEEAAAAALSRLSARIPARLLLVPMQRPEDFRLAERVRESVGDKVAVLRQGCDPRLILGVIAECRMVIAMRLHALIFAASAGVPAVGIAYDPKVESFLSASGQESVSLAEMESGVLTDRVLEAWDRRDELCRRLSARVPAMRELAERNLSLAVECIDRRGR, encoded by the coding sequence TTGGCCGCCTCAAAACGTATAACAATATCAGGATACTACGGTTTCTCGAACGCCGGCGATGAAGCGGTTCTCGCTTCGATCGTCGGCGGGCTGCGCCGTCATATGGGAGACGGCGTTGAGATTACCGTTCTCTCCGCGACCCCCGCGGAGACCGCCGATGCCTACGGCGTGACGGCAGTTCCACGGATGGATATGGGCCGCGTGAGGGAGGCGATTCACGGCTGCGATCTGTTGATCAGCGGCGGCGGAAGCCTGATCCAGGATGCGACGAGCTTCAAGTCGCTGGTGTACTACCTGCTGGTGATCACGACCGCAAGGCGCGCCGGTCGCCAAGTGATGATCCTGGGGCAGGGGATCGGCCCGCTCCGGCGGTTGTCGTCCCGTGAGTTCACTCGGATGGCTCTCGACGGAGTCCCGCTGATCACCGTGCGGGACCTCGAATCGGCGGATCTGCTTGCGGAGATTGGGGTCAGGCGCTCCCGGATCGAGGTGACGGCAGACCCGACTCTCGTGCTTGAACCATGCGATCCGGAGCAGGCGCGCAAGCTTCTCTCCGAGTCGGGCGTCGGTCCGAGCGATGCTGTAGTGGCGGTGGCGCTGAGGGAATGGCCCGAGTCGCCGGGGCTCGAGGAAGCCGCGGCAGCCGCGTTGAGTCGACTCTCGGCTCGGATTCCTGCGAGGCTGCTGCTGGTTCCAATGCAGCGCCCCGAGGATTTCCGCCTGGCGGAGCGAGTCCGGGAGTCTGTCGGCGACAAAGTGGCGGTCCTGCGCCAGGGATGCGATCCACGTCTCATTCTGGGCGTGATCGCGGAGTGCCGGATGGTGATCGCCATGCGCCTTCACGCGCTGATATTCGCAGCGTCCGCTGGGGTACCGGCGGTCGGCATTGCTTACGATCCAAAGGTAGAGAGCTTCCTCTCGGCATCCGGGCAGGAGTCGGTGTCGCTGGCCGAGATGGAATCCGGCGTGCTGACTGATCGGGTGCTGGAAGCCTGGGATCGTCGTGACGAGCTCTGCAGGCGCCTGTCGGCGCGAGTTCCGGCGATGAGAGAGTTGGCCGAAAGGAATCTCAGCCTGGCTGTTGAGTGCATTGACAGACGCGGTCGCTGA
- a CDS encoding carboxypeptidase regulatory-like domain-containing protein encodes MKSFESRMILMLFAVSFAAAMVAGCGGTTSSSAVHGTVSDIERNVVIDARVWIGGQQTRSLASGAFRLPNAPSGWQTIRASATVNGATWEGTTAVEVLRDGPTMNANIVLSPASQQTSIEGYVKDSTGKGVSGARVLLTTRLLRPSDSSAYDGPYGSIVAVTDGNGRYTMRDVPLGLSAVISASKVAFENDEVEIPNITSSMWVDFRLYESTLDTPEPPTLEYIESYTMPNPLTRSLSASSVSGSNPYDAVRAFTSERFREALKTRKQPEKQTMAVRAVSPDSLIEIDLYWNALDANLSKYLAGYGIYRKVGSAARQAIDFVRDPYANFYGDMGGEIEPGLSYYYRVSAVHTEFLDRWNEWIDESESNWSNELSVTPLGYLRSSLPANGGSVSGNPLFTWQALSRAVAYSVYLYDRFPTIPLDPGGDYGGDPPSYGVFPIWTSDWEDVTSVRYDGSPLRSGRTYYWIVTAVDYTETAYSYAELRSFVAD; translated from the coding sequence ATGAAGAGTTTCGAGTCTCGGATGATCCTGATGCTGTTCGCGGTTTCGTTCGCGGCCGCAATGGTTGCGGGCTGTGGCGGGACGACGTCTTCGAGCGCCGTTCACGGCACGGTCTCGGATATAGAGCGTAACGTGGTTATAGATGCCAGGGTCTGGATCGGCGGCCAGCAGACGAGATCGCTGGCGTCAGGCGCATTCCGACTGCCGAACGCGCCGAGCGGCTGGCAGACGATCCGCGCCTCGGCTACTGTCAACGGGGCGACCTGGGAGGGCACTACGGCGGTCGAAGTTCTGCGTGACGGCCCGACGATGAACGCGAATATCGTACTCTCTCCCGCGAGTCAGCAGACCAGCATCGAGGGATACGTCAAGGACTCGACCGGCAAGGGCGTGTCCGGCGCGCGGGTGCTTCTGACCACTCGGCTTCTCCGGCCCTCCGATTCCAGCGCCTACGATGGTCCTTACGGCTCGATCGTGGCGGTTACGGATGGCAACGGGCGCTATACCATGAGGGATGTGCCGCTCGGCTTGAGCGCCGTCATATCAGCATCGAAGGTGGCTTTCGAGAACGACGAAGTCGAGATTCCGAACATCACCAGCAGTATGTGGGTTGACTTTCGTCTCTACGAGTCTACGTTGGACACCCCGGAGCCGCCCACTCTGGAGTACATTGAGTCATACACGATGCCGAATCCGCTGACAAGGTCGCTCTCGGCCTCGTCGGTGTCAGGAAGCAATCCTTACGACGCCGTCCGGGCATTTACCTCTGAGAGGTTCCGGGAAGCGCTCAAGACAAGGAAGCAGCCTGAGAAGCAGACGATGGCGGTCAGGGCCGTATCGCCCGACTCGCTTATCGAGATCGACCTGTACTGGAATGCGCTTGACGCGAACCTGTCGAAGTATCTGGCCGGCTATGGCATCTACCGCAAGGTCGGTAGTGCTGCCAGACAGGCGATTGACTTCGTCCGCGATCCATACGCCAACTTCTACGGCGACATGGGCGGTGAGATCGAGCCCGGCCTGAGCTACTACTACCGTGTCTCAGCGGTGCATACGGAGTTCCTGGACCGGTGGAACGAGTGGATTGACGAGTCTGAGAGCAACTGGAGCAACGAGTTGAGCGTGACGCCTCTCGGCTATCTGCGGTCGTCTCTCCCCGCTAATGGAGGCTCCGTGTCCGGCAATCCGCTGTTCACATGGCAGGCGCTATCACGGGCCGTTGCATACTCGGTCTATCTCTATGACCGATTCCCGACCATCCCTCTCGATCCGGGAGGGGACTACGGCGGCGATCCTCCGTCCTACGGTGTCTTCCCGATCTGGACGTCGGACTGGGAGGACGTAACCTCGGTCAGGTACGATGGGTCCCCACTCCGGAGCGGACGGACGTACTACTGGATAGTGACAGCGGTGGACTATACCGAGACCGCTTACTCTTACGCTGAGCTGAGATCCTTTGTCGCGGACTAG